Proteins from a genomic interval of Harpia harpyja isolate bHarHar1 chromosome 9, bHarHar1 primary haplotype, whole genome shotgun sequence:
- the ZNF507 gene encoding zinc finger protein 507 isoform X4: MYHSYTFDNFHQLQASQINTSEGIMEEGSTVAVLMPNVGEQEAVLISETVIGPTLQNSEDQRKCKTDPLIHVIQKLSKIVESEKSQRCFLIGKKRSHPNASAQSFDADDLCEIPAKAIELSVIATKKTEELQADYFVTECLPQSKKKVTCYQCSLCKFLSPSLLTLQEHIKEHGQKNEVILMCSECHFASKSQEELESHFQNYHENDGKNSIQTKVQQCVNVASSFLQGPVEGSVKSGTDQTGNLECKDITQSTHMPEMGRRKWYTYEQYGMYRCLICRYTCGQQRMLKTHAWKHAGEVDCSYPIFEEENETTNLSETVVTHTPHSVDTVVLSLENNELDIHSEPSLQLQICNSEQLSCKSPVGTNVKEEEMLNQSVVHSPTTEVLEETVSDTEQDNMITDSLLSSAQKIINCSPNKKGHVNVIVERLPGAEESVLQKPFLMNTDIETEKKLISEESHVTCEERDEVYRSDEIEEVIIGWNNTEKRDNELSSNKNVTTDENVPPARRRTNSESLRLHSLAAEALVTMPIRAAELTRSSFRTPAGEDAVDAGAGQGEADGPCVAHSKVVSSLKNPSEEFSGLNQSECAIVEIQKEGPELSEAPIKMGISMSLLTVIEKLKERTDQNASDDDILKELQDNAQCQNANDANIPGSNLVEYIPNVDRPYRCRLCHYSSGNKGYIKQHLRVHRQRQPYQCPICEHIADNSKDLESHMINHCKTRMYQCKQCEESFHYKSQLRNHEREQHSLPDIFSTATSNKLIVSNEVDEREGNKSSVQKLYRCDVCDYTSTTYVGVRNHRRIHNSDKPYRCRVCNFATTNMNSLKCHMRRHPQEHQAVQLMEQYKKI, encoded by the exons ATGTACCATAGTTACACATTTGATAACTTTCATCAGCTACAAGCATCCCAAATCAATACATCTGAAG GTATTATGGAAGAAGGAAGCACTGTTGCAGTATTGATGCCAAATGTTGGGGAACAGGAGGCTGTGCTGATTTCTGAAACAGTCATTGGCCCAACACTGCAGAACAGTGAAGATCAGAGAAAATGTAAAACTGATCCACTAATCCATGTTATCCAGAAACTAAGCAAAATAGTTGAAAGTGAGAAGTCACAAAGATGCTTTTTAATAGGTAAAAAACGTTCCCATCCTAATGCTTCTGCACAGTCCTTTGATGCAGATGATCTTTGTGAAATCCCAGCTAAAGCAATAGAGCTATCTGTTATTGCTACTAAAAAGACTGAAGAGTTACAAGCAGATTATTTTGTGACTGAATGTcttccacaaagcaaaaaaaaggtgACATGCTACCAGTGTAGTCTATGTAAGTTTCTATCACCTTCTCTCTTAACACTACAAGAACATATAAAAGAACATGGGCAGAAAAATGAAGTGATATTAATGTGCTCAGAATGTCATTTTGCTTCCAAAAGCCAAGAAGAACTTGAATCCCACTTCCAAAATTACCATGAGAATGATGGTAAAAATAGTATCCAGACAAAAGTGCAGCAATGTGTAAATGTTGCAAGTTCATTTTTGCAAGGGCCAGTGGAAGGAAGTGTCAAATCAGGGACTGATCAGACAGGAAATCTGGAATGTAAAGATATAACTCAGTCTACTCATATGCCTGAAATGGGTAGGAGAAAATGGTATACTTACGAGCAGTATGGCATGTACCGGTGTTTAATTTGTCGGTATACCTGTGGTCAGCAAAGAATGTTGAAAACGCACGCTTGGAAACATGCGGGTGAGGTTGATTGCTCCTATCCtatctttgaagaagaaaatgaaacgACCAACTTGTCAGAGACAGTTGTAACTCACACACCTCACAGCGTGGATACAGTTgttctttctttggaaaacaatGAACTTGATATCCATAGTGAACCTTCTCTTCAACTTCAGATTTGCAATTCTGAGCAACTGTCATGTAAATCACCAGTAGGAACAAATGTAAAAGAGGAAGAGATGTTAAATCAGTCTGTAGTGCATTCTCCTACTACAGAGGTTTTAGAGGAGACTGTATCAGATACAGAACAGGATAATATGATAACTGATAGCCTACTTTCATCAGCACAGAAAATCATCAATTGTAGTCCAAACAAAAAGGGTCACGTTAATGTAATAGTAGAGCGTTTGCCAGGTGCTGAAGAAAGTGTCTTACAAAAGCCTTTCTTGATGAACACTGatattgaaacagaaaaaaaattaatctcagaGGAGTCCCATGTTACCTGTGAAGAACGTGATGAAGTTTATCGTTCAGATGAAATTGAAGAAGTAATAATAGGATGGAATAATACTGAGAAGAGAGATAATGAATTAAGCTCTAACAAAAATGTAACAACTGATGAAAATGTGCCTCCTGCACGAAGAAGGACAAATTCAGAGTCTTTACGACTACACTCATTAGCTGCAGAAGCTCTTGTTACAATGCCTATCAGAGCTGCAGAACTAACAAGGTCTAGCTTCAGGACTCCGGCTGGAGAAGATGCCGTGGATGCAGGTGCAGGACAGGGAGAAGCTGATGGCCCATGCGTGGCTCATTCTAAAGTGGTATCCTCACTTAAGAATCCTTCAGAGGAGTTCAGTGGCTTAAACCAAAGTGAATGTGCAATAGTTGAGATACAGAAAGAAGGGCCAGAGTTATCAGAAGCACCAATTAAAATGGGCATCAGTATGTCACTACTCACTGTCATTGAAAAACTGAAGGAGAGGACAGATCAGAACGCTTCTGATGATGACATTTTGAAAGAATTACAAGACAACGCACAATGCCAAAATGCAAATGATGCAAATATTCCTGGAAGTAACCTAGTAGAATATATACCTAATGTAGATCGACCCTACCGCTGTCGGCTCTGCCATTATAGCAGTGGTAATAAGGGCTACATAAAACAACACTTGAGAGTCCATCGTCAGAGGCAGCCATACCAGTGTCCTATCTGTGAACACATTGCTGACAATAGTAAGGATTTAGAGAGCCACATGATCAACCACTGCAAAACAAGAATGTATCAGTGCAAGCAATGTGAAGAATCCTTTCATTATAAG AGTCAACTGCGAAATCATGAAAGAGAACAACACAGTCTTCCAGATATCTTTTCAACAGCTACATCTAACAAACTAATAGTTTCCAATGAAGTAGATGAAAGAGAAG GAAATAAGTCTTCAGTTCAGAAACTGTATAGATGTGATGTATGTGACTACACAAGCACAACTTATGTTGGTGTACGAAATCACAGACGAATTCATAACTCTGATAAGCCATATAG ATGTCGAGTATGCAACTTCGCCACCACAAATATGAATAGCTTGAAATGCCATATGAGGCGCCACCCCCAGGAGCATCAGGCAGTGCAGCTAATGGAACAGTACAA